A stretch of the Propionispora vibrioides genome encodes the following:
- the murI gene encoding glutamate racemase: protein MKIGFFDSGIGGMTVLYHALRLLPKEDYIYYADTKHVPYGEKSKADVRKYIFEAVDFLVRQGIKALVIACNTATSVAARELREKYDFPIIGIEPAVKPAILKSQERGRRVLVFTTSLTLREEKFNNLVARLDEDHIVDGLALPGLVEFAERFEFSEAVVRPYLTARLAPYKLAEYGTVVLGCTHFPFYKDTMQTIFTPEVDIIDGGKGTAENLARTLQKTSQLQQGTGSVEYYMSGSKVQDPQLLQQYARLLERLHILDNLQAPISHK from the coding sequence ATGAAGATAGGCTTTTTTGATTCTGGTATAGGTGGTATGACCGTGCTGTATCATGCTTTGCGCTTACTGCCCAAGGAAGATTACATATATTACGCTGACACAAAGCATGTGCCATATGGCGAAAAGTCCAAGGCAGACGTAAGAAAATATATATTTGAAGCAGTGGACTTTTTAGTGCGGCAAGGCATCAAGGCTCTGGTTATCGCCTGTAATACAGCTACCAGCGTCGCCGCCCGGGAATTGCGTGAAAAGTACGATTTCCCCATTATCGGTATCGAGCCGGCCGTTAAGCCCGCTATCTTGAAAAGTCAGGAAAGGGGCCGCCGGGTCCTGGTTTTTACGACCAGCCTTACTCTGCGGGAGGAAAAATTCAATAACCTGGTTGCCAGGCTCGACGAAGACCATATTGTCGACGGGCTGGCTCTGCCCGGTCTGGTGGAATTTGCCGAACGGTTTGAATTTAGCGAAGCTGTAGTGCGCCCCTACCTTACGGCGAGATTAGCCCCTTACAAACTGGCTGAGTATGGCACCGTCGTTCTGGGCTGTACCCATTTCCCCTTCTATAAAGACACCATGCAAACGATCTTTACCCCCGAAGTGGATATCATTGACGGTGGCAAGGGTACAGCCGAAAACCTCGCCCGGACCTTGCAGAAAACCAGTCAGCTCCAGCAAGGCACCGGCTCTGTTGAGTATTACATGTCAGGGAGCAAAGTTCAGGACCCCCAACTCTTGCAGCAATATGCCCGCTTACTGGAAAGACTGCATATTCTCGATAACCTGCAGGCTCCTATTTCTCATAAATAA
- a CDS encoding trimeric intracellular cation channel family protein, producing the protein MITAWTIFEIMGIVAFAVSGALTGIQKRLDVFGVLVLAITTAIGGGILRDVVIGNTPPLTFRDPTFFIISSLVTLVVFFTYRWLEQYKNTIQVFDAIGLGAFTATSAKLALQHNLDSLFIVTTISVITGIGGSVIRDVIVKEIPYVFRQEVYAITTIMGAMTFYYSQMYLDGPLPLYLSFLITTGLRLCCIKYGWNFPVLGAAEKTIPIEQEPEHE; encoded by the coding sequence TTGATAACCGCTTGGACTATATTTGAAATTATGGGCATCGTGGCTTTTGCCGTTTCCGGTGCCTTAACGGGAATACAAAAAAGGCTGGATGTCTTCGGCGTACTGGTGCTGGCCATAACAACCGCCATCGGCGGCGGGATACTGCGGGACGTTGTTATCGGCAATACGCCGCCGTTAACTTTCCGGGACCCTACCTTTTTTATTATCAGCTCGCTGGTTACCTTGGTTGTATTTTTTACCTACCGCTGGCTGGAGCAATATAAAAATACCATTCAGGTATTTGATGCCATCGGTTTGGGAGCGTTTACCGCCACCAGCGCCAAACTGGCGCTGCAGCACAATCTGGACTCTTTATTTATTGTTACTACCATCTCGGTTATTACCGGCATCGGCGGCAGCGTCATCCGTGATGTGATTGTGAAGGAAATTCCCTATGTATTCCGTCAGGAAGTATATGCGATCACCACCATCATGGGGGCCATGACCTTTTATTACTCCCAGATGTATCTTGACGGCCCGTTGCCACTATATCTCAGCTTTCTGATTACGACCGGGCTTCGCCTGTGTTGCATCAAATACGGCTGGAATTTCCCGGTCCTCGGCGCTGCGGAAAAGACAATCCCAATTGAGCAAGAACCGGAACACGAATAA